The Flammeovirgaceae bacterium genome contains a region encoding:
- a CDS encoding TIGR01777 family protein → MSPKKVLITGASGLVGSRLTELLLKQGYEVAHLSRQAKAGRVPAFAWDVSAGTIDEKAFEGVDSVIHLAGAGVADKRWTVKRKKEILDSRVQSTRLLYQFLGRGNHQVSSFLSASAIGIYGFGLRDEVLTESSNPGNDFLAEVVKAWENEVNAVQSLGIRTAILRIGIVLSKKGGALKEMARPVQWGVGAPLGTGNQYLSWIHIDDLCRMFLFAKENNSVAGVYNAAGVQPVTNKEFTRAIAVVLKKPMWLPPVPAFALKLVLGEMAGMVLNGSRVSSEKIQRAGFTFRFTDLHSALLDLLA, encoded by the coding sequence TTGAGTCCAAAAAAAGTACTGATTACCGGGGCCAGCGGATTGGTGGGCAGCCGTCTGACGGAACTGCTGCTAAAGCAGGGATATGAAGTTGCACACCTGAGCCGCCAGGCAAAAGCAGGAAGGGTGCCCGCCTTTGCCTGGGATGTTTCTGCCGGCACTATAGATGAAAAAGCCTTTGAAGGAGTTGATTCGGTGATTCACCTGGCCGGAGCCGGTGTGGCCGATAAACGGTGGACAGTGAAACGCAAAAAAGAAATTCTTGACAGTCGGGTGCAGTCAACCCGGTTGTTGTACCAATTTCTTGGCAGGGGAAATCATCAGGTTAGTTCATTCTTATCAGCATCGGCCATTGGCATTTATGGATTTGGATTACGTGATGAAGTTTTAACCGAGAGCAGTAATCCGGGTAATGATTTCCTGGCAGAGGTAGTAAAGGCTTGGGAGAACGAAGTGAATGCAGTTCAATCGTTGGGTATCCGCACCGCCATTTTACGCATTGGTATTGTGCTAAGTAAGAAGGGTGGAGCGTTGAAAGAGATGGCCAGGCCGGTACAATGGGGCGTAGGCGCTCCCCTGGGCACCGGCAACCAATACCTGAGTTGGATACACATTGATGATCTGTGCCGGATGTTTTTGTTTGCCAAGGAAAATAATTCTGTGGCTGGTGTTTACAATGCAGCCGGGGTTCAGCCGGTTACAAACAAAGAATTTACACGGGCGATTGCCGTTGTTTTGAAAAAGCCCATGTGGTTACCCCCGGTGCCGGCCTTTGCGTTAAAACTTGTGTTGGGCGAGATGGCCGGTATGGTTTTAAACGGAAGCCGGGTTTCATCGGAAAAAATTCAACGGGCCGGTTTTACCTTTCGCTTTACAGATTTGCACAGCGCATTGCTTGATCTCCTGGCCTGA
- a CDS encoding AAA family ATPase encodes MEAVETGKQIEHKEKIRQVISEVGKVVVGQEYMVNRLLIGLFTNGHILLEGVPGLAKTLTVSTLARVLHLDFSRIQFTPDLLPADLVGTMIYNQREGKFEVKKGPIFANIILADEINRSPAKVQSALLEAMQEKQVTIGETTFKLDKPFLVLATQNPVENEGTYPLPEAQIDRFMMKVFVDYPSKEQELEVMRRIANMKFDFSVNPVLTKEDIFNIRDEVNKVKISESLERYIIELVWATRKALDYKLTEQAPYIQFGASPRASINLNLAAKAAAYMEGRDYVLPEDIKEVALDVMNHRIILNYEAEADNVKTADIIKAILGKVPIMK; translated from the coding sequence ATGGAAGCGGTAGAAACCGGAAAGCAGATTGAGCACAAAGAAAAAATCAGGCAGGTAATTTCCGAAGTGGGCAAAGTGGTGGTGGGCCAGGAGTACATGGTAAACCGGTTGCTGATAGGGTTGTTTACCAACGGCCACATTTTGCTTGAGGGTGTGCCCGGCCTGGCCAAAACGCTAACCGTAAGCACACTGGCCCGTGTACTGCATCTCGACTTTTCGCGTATACAATTCACACCTGATTTATTGCCCGCTGATTTGGTGGGCACGATGATCTACAATCAGAGGGAGGGGAAGTTTGAGGTAAAGAAAGGGCCGATCTTCGCCAACATTATTCTGGCCGATGAGATAAACCGGTCGCCCGCCAAAGTTCAGTCGGCCTTGCTGGAGGCCATGCAGGAAAAACAGGTTACCATTGGCGAAACCACGTTTAAGCTGGACAAGCCATTTTTGGTGCTCGCCACACAAAATCCGGTAGAAAACGAGGGAACTTATCCGTTGCCGGAAGCGCAGATAGACCGGTTTATGATGAAAGTGTTTGTCGATTATCCCAGCAAGGAACAGGAACTTGAAGTGATGCGCAGGATAGCAAACATGAAGTTTGATTTCTCTGTAAATCCTGTTCTCACAAAAGAAGATATTTTCAATATCCGGGATGAAGTGAATAAAGTGAAGATTTCTGAATCGCTTGAGCGGTATATTATTGAGTTGGTTTGGGCAACGCGCAAGGCGTTGGATTATAAACTAACGGAACAGGCACCCTACATTCAGTTCGGTGCATCACCTCGTGCCAGCATTAACCTGAACCTAGCTGCTAAGGCTGCCGCCTATATGGAGGGCCGCGATTACGTGTTGCCCGAAGACATAAAAGAGGTAGCGCTGGATGTGATGAACCACCGCATAATTTTAAACTACGAAGCCGAAGCCGATAACGTAAAAACAGCCGACATCATCAAGGCTATTTTGGGCAAGGTGCCCATCATGAAATAA
- a CDS encoding Ig-like domain repeat protein: MFTWRSLLASTALAGSLVFVSSCSDDEAEPAAPSITLASPSFTGIIGADASVVATIAAPGGLDEVVVLKNGGAFDTETYGGEKNATYTLTYAVENLAVGTVTNFTIQAIDLKGKSSVLATYSVTVSSKEIVTVSGIINANTTWMSNKIYQLSGYVRVGDDAKRSGGTNITGVTLTIEPGTIIQGLPKSGSTPPGTLIIQRGNRIIANGTVDNPIVFTSSKAPGTRNPGDWGGLVIVGRANNNQSANAELEGNYGAFHGIGDTPIGSPDTDDSGSLKYVRIEFAGTPINPNQEVNSLTLGSVGSTTTIEYVQASYGLDDQFEWFGGTVNSKYLVAYRGLDDDFDVDFGWSGNVQWAIGIRDNTLADQSGSNGFEVDNDGTGSAATPFTSGVFANVTVIGPKKTSDLNIQDNFQNAAHLRRNNKLKIYNSVFTGYPNGIFIDGTGTRTNADNGDLQLRNVYLAGVQNWGGNGYGSASTAEEQTVTGLPFTPDSNNPQLPRGFIFAATGNIGAVTAQTWFTTVSFGNVLEDKWTDLGINSNLFDLGTPTFLPAGGSILLNKTNLWDNCPAAGAFFNKTVNYIGAFGATDWTAGWTNFDPRNTNYNN; encoded by the coding sequence ATGTTTACATGGCGTAGCCTGCTGGCTTCCACGGCTTTGGCTGGTAGTTTGGTTTTTGTGTCGTCTTGCAGCGATGATGAAGCCGAACCGGCTGCTCCGAGTATTACCCTTGCTTCGCCTTCGTTTACCGGTATTATAGGAGCCGATGCTTCTGTAGTAGCGACCATTGCTGCACCTGGCGGATTGGACGAAGTGGTTGTTTTGAAAAACGGTGGTGCTTTTGATACAGAAACCTACGGTGGTGAAAAAAATGCCACTTATACACTTACCTATGCAGTAGAAAATCTTGCAGTCGGAACAGTAACTAATTTTACCATTCAGGCGATTGATTTAAAGGGCAAGTCCTCAGTACTGGCAACCTATTCAGTTACAGTGTCAAGCAAAGAAATTGTAACGGTAAGTGGCATTATTAATGCCAATACAACCTGGATGAGCAATAAAATTTATCAATTGTCCGGTTATGTTCGGGTTGGTGATGATGCCAAGCGTTCAGGCGGCACAAACATTACCGGAGTTACCCTTACAATTGAACCAGGCACAATTATTCAGGGTTTGCCTAAGAGTGGTTCAACACCTCCGGGAACGCTAATCATCCAACGTGGCAACAGGATTATTGCTAACGGAACAGTAGACAATCCGATCGTCTTCACTTCTTCAAAAGCCCCGGGAACCCGTAACCCCGGAGACTGGGGAGGACTTGTAATTGTCGGCCGTGCAAATAACAACCAAAGTGCTAATGCCGAACTGGAAGGAAATTACGGAGCGTTTCATGGTATAGGCGATACGCCCATCGGCAGCCCCGATACAGATGACTCCGGCTCGCTTAAGTATGTGCGCATTGAATTTGCCGGAACCCCCATTAACCCGAACCAGGAAGTAAACTCATTAACCCTGGGCAGTGTGGGAAGCACCACAACTATAGAATACGTTCAGGCATCGTACGGATTGGATGACCAGTTTGAGTGGTTTGGCGGAACGGTAAACAGTAAATACCTGGTAGCCTACCGAGGACTTGATGATGATTTTGATGTGGACTTTGGCTGGTCTGGGAATGTTCAGTGGGCTATTGGTATTCGCGATAATACGCTGGCCGACCAGTCTGGCTCGAATGGCTTTGAGGTTGACAATGACGGAACCGGCTCTGCGGCAACTCCGTTCACCTCAGGCGTATTTGCTAACGTAACTGTTATTGGTCCAAAAAAAACCAGCGATCTCAACATTCAGGATAATTTCCAGAATGCAGCCCACTTGCGCAGAAACAATAAACTTAAAATTTACAACTCAGTATTTACAGGGTATCCTAACGGAATTTTCATTGATGGCACGGGTACACGCACCAATGCCGATAACGGAGATTTGCAACTTCGCAACGTTTACCTTGCCGGAGTACAAAACTGGGGTGGTAACGGATACGGATCTGCAAGTACTGCCGAAGAGCAAACTGTAACCGGGTTGCCGTTTACCCCCGATTCCAATAACCCTCAGTTACCGCGTGGTTTCATCTTTGCTGCAACGGGCAATATAGGAGCAGTAACTGCTCAGACCTGGTTTACTACTGTGTCTTTCGGTAATGTACTTGAAGACAAGTGGACTGACCTTGGTATTAACTCAAATCTCTTTGATTTGGGCACGCCAACATTTTTACCAGCCGGTGGCTCCATATTGCTAAATAAAACTAATCTTTGGGATAACTGCCCGGCAGCCGGAGCGTTCTTCAATAAAACGGTAAATTACATCGGAGCGTTCGGAGCAACCGACTGGACAGCGGGATGGACTAACTTTGATCCGCGTAACACTAATTACAATAACTAG
- a CDS encoding TIGR00730 family Rossman fold protein: MKSKRKSNNNPKAELIQQAIEDEHRIRKAFKDKDWSEIKGENSWMIFKVMSEFVEGMEKLAKIGPCVTIFGSARTKPGHAYYKTAEELAYQLVQHGYGVITGGGPGIMEAGNRGAHRAGGKSVGLNIFLPFEQKGNPYIDPDKLITFDYFFVRKVMFVKYSQGFVVMPGGFGTLDELTEALTLIQTKKIGRFPIVMVGKKFWQGWLKWVKEILIEEGMISEEDLDLFALVETPKEAVKVIDDFYSKYLLAPNF; encoded by the coding sequence ATGAAGTCAAAAAGGAAGTCGAACAACAATCCGAAAGCCGAGCTCATTCAGCAAGCTATAGAAGATGAACACCGTATTCGCAAAGCGTTTAAAGATAAAGACTGGTCGGAAATTAAGGGCGAAAACAGCTGGATGATATTTAAGGTGATGAGTGAATTTGTGGAGGGTATGGAAAAACTGGCCAAAATTGGTCCGTGTGTAACCATCTTCGGTTCGGCCCGCACCAAACCCGGTCACGCCTATTACAAAACGGCCGAAGAGTTGGCATACCAACTGGTACAACATGGTTACGGAGTAATTACCGGTGGCGGCCCCGGCATTATGGAAGCCGGTAACCGGGGCGCCCATCGCGCAGGAGGAAAGTCAGTTGGGTTAAACATCTTTTTACCGTTTGAACAAAAGGGTAATCCCTATATCGATCCGGATAAACTCATCACGTTCGACTACTTCTTTGTTCGTAAAGTGATGTTTGTAAAATATTCTCAAGGGTTTGTGGTGATGCCGGGTGGCTTTGGTACACTCGATGAATTAACCGAAGCGCTAACCCTTATACAGACCAAAAAGATTGGCCGCTTCCCGATTGTGATGGTGGGCAAGAAATTCTGGCAGGGCTGGCTGAAGTGGGTGAAGGAAATTTTAATTGAAGAAGGCATGATCAGCGAGGAAGACCTGGATTTGTTTGCCCTTGTAGAAACACCCAAAGAAGCCGTTAAAGTAATTGACGATTTCTATTCGAAATACCTGCTGGCACCGAATTTTTAG
- a CDS encoding metallophosphoesterase has product MKRFVIGDIHGARKALLQCFEQSGFDYETDLLICLGDVCDGWPETKAAVDELLKVKNLHYILGNHDYLALKWMQYGIREDVWLEQGGLATLQSYREKVNTHHKDFFERALPYFILENKLFVHAGFNPLRPIEEQTLNDFLWDRNLARIAIDFYNKEIDAPLTVYDEVYLGHTPITSGKPLHSCGIWLMDTGAGWSGVLSMMDIDTKEFFTSDPVPSLYPGIEGRKRIT; this is encoded by the coding sequence ATGAAACGATTTGTTATTGGTGATATACACGGTGCCCGAAAGGCCTTGTTGCAATGCTTTGAGCAATCAGGTTTTGATTACGAAACCGACCTGCTTATTTGCCTAGGCGATGTATGCGATGGCTGGCCCGAAACAAAAGCGGCAGTTGATGAACTGCTGAAAGTCAAAAACCTGCACTACATTTTGGGCAACCATGATTACCTGGCCCTGAAATGGATGCAGTACGGAATCAGGGAAGACGTGTGGCTTGAGCAGGGTGGCCTGGCTACCTTACAATCGTACAGAGAGAAAGTAAATACACACCACAAAGATTTTTTTGAGCGTGCATTACCTTACTTCATCCTTGAAAATAAACTGTTTGTACATGCAGGCTTTAATCCATTAAGACCAATTGAAGAGCAAACCCTGAACGACTTTCTGTGGGATCGGAACCTTGCGCGAATCGCTATCGATTTTTATAACAAAGAAATTGATGCCCCGCTTACGGTTTACGATGAAGTTTACCTGGGGCATACCCCCATCACGTCAGGCAAACCACTTCATTCCTGCGGCATCTGGTTGATGGACACCGGGGCGGGCTGGTCGGGCGTATTGTCGATGATGGATATTGATACTAAAGAATTTTTTACAAGCGACCCGGTTCCATCGCTGTACCCCGGAATTGAAGGAAGAAAGCGCATCACTTAA
- a CDS encoding TonB-dependent receptor — protein MTQRFILLLGALFFSCLHAFSQGSIGGLVKDALTGEPIIGANVVIQGTQQGASTDLEGKFLITNVAAGKYVLQISFVTYKTHIVNDVVVDNGKRISIDVQLSEDVSELSEVVVRGTRTIDNDFALLASIRESKLVVSGISAEMITRSPDRDAAEVVKRIPGVTIMGGRYIVIRGASERYNVTMLHGAYAPSMEADRRSFAFDVIPSGQIDQLLIFKSPSPELPGDFAGGVVKITTKSIPDENNITFGYSMGYRTNSTFNDFYQSKRDPIQNLGFNGGINDLPAGFPADLRGITSETSLRQAAQSLSNNWVPEQVTSFLDQSASITGNFRFKVKNIEIGNITAINWSNNRNRFAVRRQDFNQFDEINNTPSLIYDYSDDQNNQNSRTGVLFNWAFKFNDNHTIEFKNLYNQINNSQYIFRQGQNFEGNFYGQWGGFQEVFRGVYSGQLLGKHKLFNGKTTINWVANLGQSYRDMPDNRRYRRDLDLQSGTERTYVPVSAAQVYFLGRFYGDMTEDSYSGSVGIDHTLEITENFLPVLSAGIFYDKKDRTFIARNLGYARDAFNWNSSLEYLPIEELFASENIYPTTGDGLIIDEQTNGSDSYTSSNELKAYYAGLSLPFGKKFTLSGGVRVEDNLQVLSTATKTGDDIAQQVPVKRVLPSANLSYNFSDNMLIRATYGQTLNRPEFREIAPFSFYDFEFNWVYSGEPNLRTAKIQNYDLRWEWYPSKNEMITFGGFYKDFTDAIEAVYVPGAGSQGAKGFRYANATSAYVYGVELDIRKSLAGLTSSKFVDNLNILFNTALSKSSVDVGTQPERPLMGQSPFVINTGVYYQNDESGLQVSVLYNVVGRRLFAVGGYTDMGDALYEDIYEMPRNVVDLSVTKRFGERLQGKLTIADILNQKYILMQDGNRDGIFDKKRDQIVQENRFGSLFTLGFTYRIW, from the coding sequence ATGACTCAACGGTTTATACTACTACTCGGAGCACTTTTTTTTTCATGCCTGCATGCGTTTAGCCAGGGGTCAATCGGGGGCTTAGTGAAAGATGCTCTTACCGGTGAGCCGATAATCGGAGCCAACGTAGTTATTCAGGGTACGCAGCAAGGTGCTTCAACTGACCTGGAGGGTAAATTTTTGATTACTAATGTAGCCGCTGGTAAATACGTACTGCAAATTTCGTTTGTAACCTACAAAACCCACATTGTTAACGATGTTGTTGTTGATAATGGGAAACGGATTTCCATTGATGTGCAATTATCCGAAGATGTTTCCGAATTAAGCGAGGTTGTTGTGCGGGGTACTCGTACCATTGATAACGATTTTGCGTTGTTGGCATCTATTCGTGAAAGTAAACTTGTAGTGAGTGGCATTTCTGCAGAAATGATCACCCGTTCGCCTGACCGTGATGCGGCTGAAGTTGTTAAGCGGATCCCGGGCGTTACCATCATGGGGGGCCGGTACATTGTTATTCGTGGCGCCAGCGAGCGATACAACGTTACCATGCTTCATGGCGCTTATGCACCCAGTATGGAAGCCGATCGCAGATCATTTGCTTTTGATGTAATACCCAGCGGACAGATCGATCAACTTCTTATTTTCAAGAGTCCTTCACCCGAACTTCCGGGCGACTTTGCCGGTGGCGTTGTAAAGATTACCACCAAAAGTATCCCCGATGAGAATAACATCACATTTGGGTACTCCATGGGGTATCGTACAAACTCAACATTCAATGACTTCTACCAAAGCAAGCGTGATCCCATTCAAAATCTGGGCTTTAACGGAGGAATTAATGATTTGCCGGCAGGCTTTCCTGCCGACCTTCGCGGCATAACCAGCGAAACCTCGTTGCGCCAGGCGGCCCAGTCGTTAAGCAATAACTGGGTGCCCGAGCAGGTTACTTCTTTTCTTGACCAAAGCGCATCAATTACCGGTAACTTCCGGTTCAAGGTTAAAAACATTGAGATTGGAAACATCACGGCCATTAACTGGAGCAATAACCGAAACCGTTTTGCTGTTCGCAGGCAAGACTTTAATCAGTTTGATGAAATCAACAATACCCCATCGCTCATATACGACTATTCCGATGATCAGAACAATCAAAACAGCCGAACAGGCGTACTGTTTAACTGGGCATTTAAGTTTAATGACAACCACACCATCGAGTTTAAAAACCTGTATAACCAGATTAACAACTCTCAGTATATTTTCAGGCAGGGACAAAATTTTGAAGGCAATTTCTATGGGCAGTGGGGTGGTTTTCAGGAAGTATTCCGTGGAGTTTATTCAGGCCAATTACTTGGTAAACATAAACTGTTTAATGGTAAAACAACCATAAACTGGGTGGCCAACCTGGGGCAGTCGTACCGCGATATGCCCGACAACCGCAGATACAGGCGTGATTTAGACCTGCAATCCGGTACCGAGAGAACATATGTACCGGTAAGCGCAGCCCAGGTTTACTTTCTGGGCAGGTTTTATGGCGATATGACTGAGGACAGTTACTCGGGCTCGGTGGGGATCGATCATACACTTGAAATAACCGAAAACTTTTTGCCGGTGTTGTCAGCAGGTATTTTCTATGACAAGAAAGACAGAACATTTATTGCGCGGAACTTAGGGTATGCACGCGATGCCTTTAATTGGAATTCCAGTTTGGAATACCTGCCCATTGAAGAGCTTTTTGCATCTGAAAATATTTACCCCACCACCGGTGATGGTTTAATAATTGATGAACAGACTAATGGCAGCGATTCCTATACGTCAAGCAATGAATTAAAAGCGTATTATGCCGGGCTGTCTTTACCCTTCGGAAAAAAGTTCACCCTTTCGGGCGGAGTGCGTGTTGAGGACAATCTTCAGGTTCTTTCTACAGCTACCAAAACAGGAGACGATATTGCACAACAGGTTCCGGTTAAGCGGGTACTGCCATCGGCAAACCTGTCGTACAATTTTTCTGACAACATGCTGATACGGGCCACTTATGGACAGACCTTAAACAGGCCGGAGTTCAGGGAAATTGCTCCGTTTAGCTTCTATGATTTTGAATTTAACTGGGTGTACAGCGGGGAGCCGAATTTGCGCACGGCCAAAATTCAAAATTATGACCTTCGCTGGGAGTGGTATCCATCAAAGAACGAGATGATAACCTTCGGTGGATTCTATAAAGATTTTACCGATGCTATCGAGGCTGTTTACGTGCCGGGTGCAGGCTCGCAGGGTGCTAAAGGATTTCGTTATGCCAACGCAACTTCGGCTTATGTTTACGGTGTTGAACTGGATATCCGTAAGTCATTGGCAGGACTCACATCAAGTAAGTTTGTGGATAACCTTAATATTCTTTTTAACACGGCCCTTTCAAAAAGTTCTGTTGATGTTGGCACACAGCCGGAACGCCCGCTGATGGGTCAGTCGCCATTCGTTATTAATACCGGTGTGTATTATCAAAATGATGAGTCCGGTTTACAGGTTTCTGTATTATACAATGTGGTTGGCAGAAGGCTCTTTGCTGTGGGTGGTTATACCGATATGGGTGATGCCCTTTATGAGGACATCTATGAAATGCCCCGCAATGTTGTTGACTTAAGTGTAACAAAGCGTTTTGGCGAGCGCCTGCAGGGCAAACTTACCATTGCCGATATACTTAATCAGAAATACATTCTGATGCAGGACGGAAACCGTGACGGGATATTTGACAAAAAGCGCGATCAGATTGTTCAGGAAAACCGGTTTGGTTCGTTGTTCACCCTTGGATTTACCTACCGAATCTGGTAA
- a CDS encoding GIY-YIG nuclease family protein: MYAIVDIETTGGYADHHRITEIAIYHHNGSEITDHFYTLINPGRRVPYYITGLTGITTKMVSEAPAFEEVAEDILRLLEGRIFVAHNAHFDYSFLKKEFEQAGITWHARKLCTVRLSRKIIPGLRSYGLGSLAESLGVRIENRHRAGGDAEATASIFSRLLQRDKDGYISRSLKRNSGETILPPNLPKEEFDRLPAKPGVYYFLNARGQVVYVGKANNIKKRIAGHFAGEAREWNRSKVRNEIHHIRYTLTGNELVSLILESQEIRRLWPKYNVAQKFKVDEWGIFSYDDQLGYKRFSANQVARGAKPLIKFNTKGDAWNFLWEKVHGFELCPKLSGLQVKKGLCFSYQTGECKGACAGLEKPAVYNKRVMKAIQTFINIDLSIAIVGKGRNADEKSVVLVEKGKFFGFGFISKNKKIGSLRTLKRYVNNGAETTTVQNIINSYLLNPRDSEVIRIK, translated from the coding sequence ATGTACGCCATTGTGGATATCGAGACGACCGGGGGCTACGCTGATCATCACCGCATTACCGAAATTGCTATTTACCATCATAACGGCAGCGAAATTACCGATCACTTTTATACGCTGATCAATCCGGGACGGAGGGTGCCATATTACATTACCGGCTTAACCGGCATAACCACCAAAATGGTTTCGGAGGCGCCTGCTTTTGAAGAAGTGGCAGAAGATATACTCCGGCTGCTGGAGGGAAGAATTTTCGTGGCGCACAATGCACATTTTGATTACTCATTTTTAAAGAAAGAGTTTGAACAGGCCGGCATAACGTGGCATGCCAGAAAGTTGTGCACGGTAAGGCTGAGCCGCAAAATTATCCCCGGGCTCCGATCGTACGGGCTGGGCAGCCTGGCCGAAAGTTTAGGCGTACGGATTGAAAACCGGCACCGGGCCGGTGGCGATGCCGAGGCAACCGCCAGCATATTTTCGCGTTTGCTGCAACGCGATAAGGACGGGTACATCAGCCGCTCGTTAAAACGCAATTCGGGCGAAACGATTCTTCCGCCTAACCTTCCCAAGGAAGAATTTGACAGGTTGCCTGCTAAACCCGGAGTGTATTATTTTTTGAATGCCCGCGGACAGGTAGTTTACGTGGGCAAGGCCAACAACATTAAAAAACGAATTGCCGGGCACTTTGCCGGTGAGGCGCGTGAATGGAACCGTTCGAAAGTCCGGAACGAAATTCACCACATCCGGTACACATTAACAGGCAATGAACTGGTATCACTCATCCTCGAATCGCAGGAGATCCGCAGGCTTTGGCCGAAATACAACGTGGCACAGAAATTTAAAGTTGATGAATGGGGTATCTTTTCCTACGATGATCAACTCGGCTACAAGCGCTTTTCGGCAAACCAGGTAGCGCGGGGGGCAAAACCACTGATAAAGTTTAATACAAAAGGCGATGCCTGGAATTTTTTGTGGGAGAAGGTGCATGGGTTTGAACTGTGCCCTAAACTAAGCGGACTGCAAGTGAAGAAAGGACTATGCTTCAGTTACCAGACGGGCGAATGTAAAGGCGCCTGTGCAGGATTGGAAAAACCGGCCGTTTACAATAAACGTGTAATGAAAGCCATCCAAACTTTTATTAATATCGATTTATCAATTGCTATTGTGGGCAAGGGCCGGAATGCTGACGAGAAATCCGTAGTGCTGGTTGAAAAAGGAAAGTTTTTTGGTTTTGGTTTTATCAGCAAGAATAAAAAAATCGGCAGCCTTCGTACGCTGAAGCGATATGTAAACAATGGAGCAGAAACAACAACTGTACAGAACATCATCAACTCCTACCTTCTTAATCCGCGCGATTCGGAAGTAATCCGCATTAAGTGA